One window from the genome of Gopherus evgoodei ecotype Sinaloan lineage chromosome 2, rGopEvg1_v1.p, whole genome shotgun sequence encodes:
- the PLPBP gene encoding pyridoxal phosphate homeostasis protein gives MWWRAGMAAGEGLGRALRAVTERMQQAVARRPQSLPAVQPRLVAVSKTKPVDMVIEAYNQGQRSFGENYVQELLEKASDSKILSLCPEIKWHFIGHLQRNNVNKLIAVPNLFMVETVDSVKLADKVNSSWQKKGSSQRLKIMVQVKTSGEDSKHGLPPGEIVGTVEHIIKECPSLEFVGLMTIGSFGHDLSKGPNPDFQVLISLRQDVCEKLNIPIEKVELSMGMSTDYQHAIEVGSTNVRIGNIIFGERDYSNKPANASDSKSNVETLAVQEH, from the exons ATGTGGTGGAGAGCAGGGATGGCAGCCGGCGAAGGGCTGGGTCGGGCGCTCAGGGCGGTAACGGAGCGGATGCAGCAGGCGGTGGCCAGGCGGCCCCAG AGTCTCCCTGCTGTACAGCCTCGACTCGTGGCTGTCAGTAAAACCAAACCTGTAGACATGGTTATAGAAGCCTACAATCAAGGGCAACGCAGTTTTGGAGAAAACTAC GTTCAAGAGTTACTAGAAAAGGCATCAGACTCCAAA ATTCTGTCTTTGTGTCCAGAAATTAAATGGCATTTTATAGGCCATCTGCAGAGGAATAATGTCAACAAACTGATTG CTGTCCCCAATCTGTTTATGGTGGAAACGGTGGATTCTGTGAAACTGGCAGACAAAGTGAACAGCTCGTGGCAGAAAAAAGGGTCATCGCAGAGGTTAAAAATCATGGTGCAAGTTAAGACAAGTGGAGAAGATA GTAAGCATGGTCTCCCACCTGGAGAAATAGTGGGAACAGTGGAGCATATAATCAAGGAGTGTCCAAGCCTGGAGTTTGTGGGCCTGATGACAATTGGCAGCTTTGGACATGACCTCAGTAAGGGACCAAATCCTGACTTCCAG GTGTTGATATCCTTGCGACAGGATGTATGCGAAAAGCTAAATATCCCCATTGAGAAAGTTGAGCTGAGTATGGGCATGTCCACAGACTATCAGCATGCA ATTGAGGTTGGATCCACAAACGTCCGGATTGGAAACATTATTTTTGGAGAGCGGGACTACTCCAACAAACCAGCCAATGCCAGTGACTCTAAAAGCAACGTGGAGACCTTGGCTGTGCAAGAGCACTAA